cAAAGAATAGTTCTaaaatgatccagtttaagattagaaactgttcaaactcaatgTGTTTGCAAAGTACAAATAAGAAGAATCCTAATAAACATCCTGAACCTTATTAAAAAATGACATAATCTTATCAGTCTCATTATGTGAACCGTAAATGACTTAACTATTTATTTATGACAACTTTATTCATTGATTATTTatgtaataattatttacatagtcatttgtatatttattcatttacttattgttttattatgttgtaaTAAGAAACTGGGAAAATGTTGTATGTATGGACATTCtaaataaaataacacaataaccATAACTGTACCTTGCAGTTTTAAAATAAAACCATAAAACTATTTTTGcatttatgtttgtatttaaGATAACTAGCAATTAGGACTCTAGTTGCAAACTAGCGATTAGCAATCCAGTTGCCAGctttttcattgattgattgattgaaacttttattagtagattgcacagtacagtacatattccgtacaattgaccactaaatggtaacacccgaataagtttttcaacctgtttaagttggggtctacgtaaatcaattcatggtagtgttCATGTGCTATAGTTGCCAGCCAGCGATGAGTGCTCTAGTCGCCAGCTAGTGATTtgcactctagttgccagctagcgattaactctgtagttgccagctagtgattaccactgtagttgccagctagcgatttagTGCTGTAGTTGCCGGCTAGCAATTTGCGGACTGGTTGACAACTAGCAATTGGCTCTctagtttccagctagcaatttgagcagtagttgccagctagtgattagcggtCTAGTTGACAGCCAGCGATTTGTACAGTAGTTGGCAGCTAGTGATTCATGTTCTAGTTGCTACCTAGCGATTAGTGGTCCACTTGCCTGGTAGCGATTAGCCGTTTAGTTGCCAGCCAGGGATTTGCACGGTATTTGTCAGTTAGCTAATAACGgctaagttattttttttaatatcttagtATTGCTTAATAACAAGGTACTTTCATGACCAGTTTAATATAATACACATGTTTTTGCAAGAAATATACGTGTGGGTTCTCCGCTATATCAGTTTGGGGTTCCTTGGCCTAGACAACGTTGAAGACTTCTGCTTTAGTTGCAGCTAACTTGCATTGTGTTTCGTCAGGACAACTCCCTGGTAGTGTGGAAGGAGGTGGAGCTGAACTCCCTGTCTGAACGTGAACGCAGAGATGTCATGAATGAAATAAGCATCCTCTCTATCCTGGAACACAACAACATCATTGCCTACTTCAATCACTTCATGGACAAAAACACTTTGCTCATTGAGCTGGAATACTGCAATGGTAAGAGTAGAAGTGTGTATTTGATTTGATATCCGTGTTAGTGTGTGAGAGGTAGGCTTAATGACATTGTTGCCCCAGGGGGGAATCTGTATGACAAAATCGTCCAACAGAAAGGGAACCTTTTTGACCAGGAGGTAAGAGCGgaacaaataattcatgtgaacTGCAATTTTCTTCTAGATTGCGTTCACCCTTGATCTTTCTCTGCAGGTCGTTATTTGGTATCTGTACCAGGTCTCTTCAGCTGTGGCCTACATTCATAAAGCTGGCGTTTTACACAGGTGAGTGAGATCAAAATCCTTGTGTggtaaacatacttggccaataaatctGATTCAGATTTTGATGAGGCTCTGTCCGTGATCTCCATATTGTGTCGTCACCATTTCGTATTTTTATAGGGATATCAAAACGCTGAACATTTTCTTGACCAAGACTGACCTCATCAAACTTGGTGACTATGGCCTGGCAAAGAAACTCTGCTCTGAGTTTTCAATGGCAGAGACggtatgtgtttatttgtgttaGTACCTGGGGGAATACATTAGGATTCTCTCTGCTGATCAAATAAGTTTTATTTGGGACATGTTGAAATTTTAATGAAATCCTTTATATGTCAACATAGACCATAAATTCTGTCTTTCTATATCTTCAATTTTGATCCGAGAAGTTTAATTTCCAATTTCCTCATAACAAATTTTGCTCTGATCCATTTGAATGCTTAAGAAAATCCAACAAGTTGTGCTTATTTAATTGTACTCTGTTCTAATTACAAAATCTACTGACCTGTCACCCAACTAATATACAATTTTGACTTTATCATATCTACTTAGCTTGCCGCTATGGACGCTATATGGgtcatattatgcaaaactaaaaATCTTTACCTGTTTGCACCGATTTTGTTATGTTAttgttaggggtgtaacagttGATCGTTACTGTTATATATCGATATTATATTATATTCCTAAATTTCAAGTACATCGATTTGTCTTCGGCAAGTTTGCCTTCCAAGAGATAGGTATTGATCCAAGATCATTCAAAAAGGTAATTGATCAATTTTTTTTGTTACTAGAAAAAGGAAAACGTTTGGTTTAGGAACGGCAGATTTTGTATAAGGTTTAGCACTACTAAAAAAAAAGCTCTTTTAAACGTTGACTTTATTGTCACGTCTATGGCGTTATCAAAACATAAATGGGTGGGGGATATCTACAGTGGTTGAGAAAGGTCATAAATGCACCTAAAATAGACCGTGCGACTTGAAGAAAAAAAGGCTTGTCGCACATGTAGGGCTTTCAACTCTTTCATCGCGTTTTGCTCCTAAAATAAGTCCATCCAAATTTGGTCATTTGAGAGTAAAATTCTCGCCCATCTGTAtagcatatttgaaataaagttAAACCATAACACTTAACAAATGGACAATTGATTGACATAGAAGTGTCACCCTGTGTGCGTCTCTCCCTCCTGCGCCATGCACAGAAGGAAGAAAGGCTGCAGCACACCTCCTTGCCCTCACACTCAGTCTTCCAATGCGGAAGATACAAGATCTTAGTTGAAAGAACTGGTCAGTAGAAGACAACGGTTTTTTTTTACCACCTTAAAACCTGACACAAACTACACAGCGCCCTAGTAACTACAAGAGCCGGagggaatattgaacaacaaatcaatgattgaagtgacaaacttgccattcaAACAATaacccgtttgttgacaagaacatacagccatggaagcacattcaatctatttattaatcagaggtaacacaaaccagtgaaagattCAGAGATGACAATCTGTCACTGCTAGCCTGCTAACAAAAACAGCCCAAGCTAAATGCCTGTGAGACTCAGACTGAGCGTGGACTCACTGACGCACACGTCATTAGGCAACAAGCACAGTCTTTTAAAGGTACACAGACTCACTGACTGCTCTCATATCTATACTTTTTATGAAACTTAATCTCAACTGCATTATGCCAGatgtttcctttttaaaaaaaatgtttttaagtaaTGCATTAAATACTTTCCTTAGTAattagttacattttttaaagaataaCTTTGTTaataattcaattacttttttgatAAAGTAAGGAGTAACTATGATTAATTACTTTGTGAAAGTAATTTTTAGAACACAACTTGTCACACAGTATCCTGAAGCAGTTGGCAGGTTGGCGTTCCTGGCTAAAatctttgtgtgtatgtcctataataatgctTACCTGTAATAACACCAACATTAAAGGGCAATTATTTTCATGTTGCTGCTGATGTTTAAACATGTCCTCTTAAACCAGGGCCCTTTTTTCACCTTTTGTTCGTTTGTTTTTGTTAGCTGAAAATTGAGCacagttaaatgtttttaaagaaaattggagattatatttgacttttcttccattattttcaattttttttcttttttcttgtctTAAACACCCCAAGTTGGGATCCTATTATGCAGAATTAATCATTAATCATGATTAAGCCGCATGCACAAGTAAATATGTCTGAAATTTTCACTATATTggacataattatatatatttaacattagttttgtttgtttattaacaGCTCTAAATCAAATCAAGCAAAAACATACTACTCATTAGTGCTGTCTCTGACTAAAGATTTTCATAGTCGAATCTGATTCATTAGATTTTCCCATCGTCAGCGATCAGTCAAATCTACACCTTCGAAGCAAGGCGGTGCGTGGCGGCATCAGTACCATTTCCAATTTCCGGTGATCCATCCCACCTGGGCCAACGGCAGGATGGCACGGCGAGGTCTGTGTGTGACAGCAAAGTGGACAGTCAAATCAGAATCCCTGCAAATTAAATCGTTGAATCTTTGACTTCTGGCAATGACTCTTGCATGTCTTTCAGCAATTCCTCTGAACCATTCTATAGGTTGGACTTAGGGGTATTTAGAACATTGTTCTAATTTACAAACTCAGTATGGTAGGTATTGTCAAACCCAGACATACCACACTTTAAATCGAACATAATTAAATTGGGCCATATCTACTTTTCTTACTTGTTGGTACCAGTTTTTGTAAATTTGAGTTCCCCATTAGTCTCGGAAATTTTAAATCAAGGCAAGGTATTAAGATATGTCAACAGATATTTCCATTTAAGGGTTAGTTTATGGGCCAAACTATGTTGCCCTGTCCTGCACCCATGTTACCGGCAGTGCTAACACAGTTTATGGATGTTATGTGTTTAATTGAGCATTACAGTAGACCTTAAGATGGCGATTGTGTTTATGTGTATAAGTGCACATGTGTATATTGTTTGTTTCaataatggactggactctcacactattatgttagatctactatggactggactctcacaatattttgctcgatccactcaacgtccattgcactggtcgcccatctgcggtcccctccaaggtttctcattgtcatcccattgggttgagttttttcgtgccctgatgtgggatctgagccgaggatgtcgttgtggcttgtgcagccctttgagatactcgttatttagggctatataagtaaactttcattgattgattgattgaattgtgaTATTTATGACATTTCATATTGCTACCAAATGTTTTCTGTCCAACAACAAATTGTCTTTTCTAAATTAAATTTGAATACATGACTAGTTTTGCCTAGTTAGCCTCCCCGGTTGCGACGGGCCTGCATGCACATGCTTCCTAAAAACCCAGCTGTTACCATTGCTAATAAACAAAATAGCAAATAATTCTAACTTTTATATGTCAGTAGACCCGATTTGAAAGCGCTAAAAATTACAAAATGTCTGACGCAGTCGAAGGAGGCATGGCCTGAAGGACTACTTCAGCATGTAAATAAGACAGCCCACAAAATGCAGCActctgaagagacagtcagaaagcggcttgaagatgacctgtaaaattaaatgtatgcaacattttgaccaaagcaccaacattacatgttatgtagaccacaaaggagtgttttgtaaatgtaaaaaaatatataatatgacccctttaacgcAAGGGTGTCAAATGTTTTTCTACCGAGGCCATTTAGGAGTCTTTAGAAATGGCAGGGAGGATACTGATAAGCGTGGAGTTGGTCAGATCTTGACACTTGcctgatttaaaaatatatgttttataaAATATATGTTGTCATATATGTTGTCAACATTATAATCATTGGTGTTGTCACACGTTATCATCTTGGTTACAACCAGTTGACGTTGGATTGATATGGTTAAGCTTACTTGCACATGATTCTATTTCACCTCTATATTTTAAATGCATCCAGTGCGTTGGAACTCCATATTACATGTCACCTGAGCTGTGCCAGGGAGCGAAGTACAACTTCAAATCAGACATCTGGGCCATGGGCTGCGTGATTTATGAAGTTTTAACCCTTACAAGAACGTTTGATGCAACGGTAAGATTAATTCCTTGTTTGAGTGAGTCATCAAAATTATTAATAAGTGTAGTTACATATGCTGTGTGTGTCCTTACAGAATCCTTTGAATCTGTGTGTAAAAATAGTCCAGGGAAACTGGACTAAGGATGTGAACCCTGCCGTTTATTCCCCTGAGTTGATCAAGCTGGTCTATGAGTGTCTTGATCCAGTAGGTCATTGTTTGCTTTAGAAATGATGCTATGATGAGCAGGTGTTTCAGTCAAGTTTCTGTGATAATTTCAGGATCCAACAAAGAGGCCAACGGCAGACCAGATTCTTGACCAGCCAGTCATCTCCTCATGCCGACAGTAAGTTATTAGTTTAGAGATGTCTCCATCACGATCATATTATATCTgatatttgccttttttaaaCTATCGCTACCGCTATAGCTACCAACCCGAGTCGATCCTTACCGCAGCTCTGTCCCAATGTTTACAAGGCCAAAGATTGTACTCATGTGAAATATTCCTTTTAAAAAGGATGCATTCTCACTGAGACACTATTACATTTACTGTGTTCTTTGTTACATATATACAAGTGGTGTGTGTATGAATTCTAGGAGGGTgcatgtcttgccagaacaccggcTCAATTTTTTGAGCAAGATGCATGTGTCAAACGTGTCGTCGATTcaaagtgcaaagccacttctaacATACTAATCCTCACCGCCATGGCGGAAAATAAACTAGATTTCTTTCAAGTAGCATTATCATTGCAGGACTAGAGAAAAAGGAATAGCAATGCATGCTACAAACACACACTTAGCAGGACGACACAAAAAGCTAATCGCTAAAACCTCAATGTAAATTTGGGGTGATCAATCCAGGTGTTGATACTAATCTATCAATCTATAAACGATACTAAAGTGATCAGatcaatatttttttcttactgttATTACAAAATTATTTTCTGGGTCATTTTTGTTTACAAACTTAGGGAGTAAGTAAATAAGTCTAGCAAATTCTATATAAAAATTTTACTTTGACATTAGATTATGGAACTGAAAATGTTTTACAACAAAGTATAGGATCATACCTTAAAATTGGATCGGATTTCAGGCCAAAAAACCAGATTGGGATCGAACGCCAGAAAAATTGATCGGGACATCCTATTTAAATTAATCAGAATACAGATTAAATTAATTATGATTAAGCCACATACACAAGTAACTGTCTGAAATGttcactgtatttatattttcactGTATTAGacacaaatatatttaacattagttttgtttgtttatttacagctCTAAATCAAATAAAGGAAAAACATACTACACAATAGCGGCGAGTTCTGTGTGTGACAGCAAAGTGGACAGTCATATCAGAGTCCCTGCTCATgaaattgttgaatctttgacaTTTGGCAATGACTCTTGCATGTCTTTCAGCAATTCCTCTGAACCAGTCTATAGACTTAGGGTATTTAGAACATTGTTCTAATTTACAAACTCTGTATGGTAGGAATAGTAAAACCAAAAGATACCACACTTTAATCGAACATAATTAAAGTGGGCCGTATTCACCATTGCCCTTGTGTGTGCAAAATAAAAGAttgcttgaatacattttagtATTTATTGTGGCTAACCGACGTCCAGTGTTCTTTACAATGACCTGCTTGTGCATCTTGCGTTTTTGGGACCTTGTTTTGTCCCTAACAGGATGTTAAGTACCCAAGGTTTCTTTTGAATATAGGGACCACGCTGCTACTCAAACATGAAAGAGGAGGGGTCGTTGCGAGTGTCGAGAGGATGGAGAGCGGTGTGTGCGAGTTGCTAATATGTGGGTTAGGACTGAGTACTGCTGTTGATGTATTAAGAACAGAGTATCACACTTTGTGTGACTTTGTCAGGACGCTACATTATGCTACGTCTGTCGTCATGCCAGAGAGATTTTAATTAccttaaaaatgttaaatattttttttccccgccATAAtgtgttatttttgacagccttagtaaaaaaaatacacccaCAATACATTTCTAACAACATTCTCTTTTTGACAGGGAGCTTAAAGAACGAGTTGCTTTGCTGAATTCAGTAATGAAGAAACCAAAgtaggtttctttttttttctcctgtagAATCTTTGTCCTCTTCCTGCCTCAAAGTGTCCAACTGATGGTTCTTTGTTGTAGGTTTGGTACGGCGACGGAGACTCCTGTTGCTGTAGTAACCACACGCTCGAGGGAGGTGTATTTCTGGGGCGGTGGCAAGTTCACGCCCCAGAAACTGGACACCTTTAAAGGGGGCAGCAGTGCCCAACACGTCTGTGCCGGAGAGTGTCACTTTGCGGTGGTGACGGTAGAGAAAGAGCTCTACACTTGGGCTGTGAGTTCTGGATTAAGTATAGAAGATCCACTCTTTTTCCTGTTATAACTAAAAATAATCTTCTCAGAATGTTCAAGGCGGAGCTAAGATGGTGGGCCAACTCGGGCATGGTGACCAGGCTTCCTACCGACAGCCCAAGAGGGTAGAAAAGCTGCAGGGCAAAGCCATCAGACAGGTGACGTGTGGCACCGACTTCACTGCCTGTGTCACTGGTGAGTGCAAAACCTCCTTACAAAAAAGGGAACATGAGAAATAAACAGCCACTCCTGTTCGTAATGTGTTCTCTTTAATGCAGATGAGGACCAAATGTACATGTTTGGTTCAGACTATTATGGCTGTATTGGAGTGGAGGGCGTAATGGGCATGGAAATCTTGGAGCCAGTGCTTCTGGAGTTTTTTGAGGAACGGCCCGTCCGTCAAGTTTCTTGTGGAGACAACCATGTTGTAGTGTTGACCCACAGCGGCGACATCTTCTCATGGGGCTGCGGCGAGTACGGTATGGACTGATGAGGCAATTAGGTATCTGCCAGCAATTGTTTTGGCAGCTAAACATTTTGCCAGCAAAACAAGCTCATAACATACAAAAAATCACCTTCCTCTAAAAAttagcatgttttttttattttttatctataGGGCGTCTGGGTTTGGAATGTGAAGACGATTTTTCTTCTCCAATGCAAGTAAGTCTTTGGTCCCTGTACAATTATTATATATCTGTTTGTGATCACTGTTATTACATCctttaaatgaatatattttcCGCAGGTGGACCTGCCCAAGGGCGCTGTCATCTCTTCTGTGTCATGCAGCAGTGACGGAACCTTCTATTTGACAGACACTGGCAAAGTCCTGGCTTGTGGAAACAATGAATTCAACAAGCTGGGTCTGAACCAGGAATTTTCGGGTCTCAAAAACCACACTGGAGAGGTATTTGCACTTGTAGAAAGTCAAACTATCATagttaaaacacttttttttccaaaattaatGTGACCTGAGACacggcacaatttttttttttgtataacatTAGGGTTATCAGGGAATCCCATACATCACCACACTGACGTTGGCGAAGCAGCTGTCACGTTTCAAGATTCAGACCATAGCGCCAGGGAAGTCCCACACCGCTGCGATTGACGGTACTCCAGAAAAAGACAAACACTCACTTGTTATTGGAAATTATTACCAGGTTGTTGAATCGCCTTTCAAACTAACTTTATAGAACGTGGTCGCCTCATCACTTTTGGCTGCAACAAATACGGTCAGCTTGGTGTTAAAGATTTCAAGAAACACCAAGGTGTACAACTCCTGGTCGGTCCTTTTGGGGGGAAGATAGTCACTAAAGTGTCTTGTGGGGATGGCTTCACCATCGCAGCCACTGAGGGTAAGCACACATGCTCATCCATTTTGACACAGAAGGCGTGTGAACAATTAAGATTCATTTTATTGCAGACAATCAGATCTTTGCATGGGGAAATGCAGGAAATGGACGACTTGGAATGCCCGCTGATAAAGGATTTGGTTCGGAGGTTTGTCCTGCTATGCCAAGGCCAATCTTTGGATCTCTCCACCACGTACCAGATCTTTCTTGTCGTGGGTGGCACACCATCATCATCATGGGTTAGTCACTGTGACCATTCACATCAATGATAGAGACGTTTTGGTAGCTGTTTGATTTGTTTTCTTCACAGAGAAAGTGCTTAACTCCAAGACCATTCGCTCTAACAGCAGTGGACTCTCAGTTGGTAGTGGTAAATACTTCTTAGCTACTGAAATTATACCTTGTAATGAATTTTTCCTGGTGAGAAGGATGTCTGTaagtatgtttgtgtataaatataggGATGGAACAGGACAGTTCCATGTCTAGTGGGTATCTGGAAATAAATCCGGGTTCAGAGACGGAGTGTCTTGACAGAGGCCTTGGTGGTACAGCGGAGGTTGATCCGGAAGCTTGCAACTTGGAGACACCAATGATGTCCATGGCAAATCAGACTGGAGACAGTTCATGTCCTCTGTGGCTAAGAAAGGTTACCTTATAATGCAATGCCGCATGTTTAGTGTGATTAACAGCTTTTGGTCTTTCCATCTTCATGTGGCTTCCAGAATTTAATTTGTTCTTGTTGATTCTATTCCAATAGGAGCTGGAGGACGCGGAGTTCATCCCAATGCCGGAGGGGTCCGAGTGTCCTCCCGATCTCCTCCCATCTTTTTCAGAGAGCACCACTCAACCGTACGAAAACCTGAAGGAGCTAAAGGCTGTGGCAGCGGCTGTCAGCAGTCAACATGACTTATCGGTAATGTCAGTGTTCCTTATTTTCCGCCTGTTTTTTTTTCAGCCTACATTTTGGTTGTGGTGAAAAAGTGATTGGACAAGCAGGTAGCCAGTTTATTTTTCCTGAATGAAGGTGGTCATTAGGCAgttctgataaaactgcttgtctTTGTGAACCACCCTCTTTACAATCTTGCATGGCTTGTATAATTTTCTTTGTATAGACATAATGCTTGAATGTGAATTATCAAACATAAGCAGCAAAAAAGTCactatacacatatgtatgtatgtatgtatatatatatatatatatatatatatatatatatatatatatatacatatatatacatatatatatatatatatatatatatatacatatatatacagttgtgatcaaaattattcaacccccacacaattttggcgttttagcaagttggacatttattccctattttgtttatagtcatatcaaataaagatgcattaaatagacaaatgcaacttgaattacaacattatattttgtaacataccaaacagtgtaatttctcttaatatatcattgacaaaattattcaaccccttaaagatcataactcttaagaacagaatttgaataaggtcttttcaatcaggttttgaaaacacctgtagatttgattagaaccataacgagcaacaattaaactgattgaaaaagactgtgacgctcagcttcttgtagatggtcaatggtgtatttgcaacatggtgaagtccagggagtggccacagaagagaggaggtaatttctcttcataagaaaggatatggatataagaaaatagcaaagacattacacattccaagagacacagttgggagcataatttgcaagtttaaagctaaaggcacagtggaaacactaccccGGCGTGgaagaaagaggatgctgtgtgcaactgctgtccggta
The sequence above is drawn from the Nerophis ophidion isolate RoL-2023_Sa linkage group LG03, RoL_Noph_v1.0, whole genome shotgun sequence genome and encodes:
- the LOC133549682 gene encoding serine/threonine-protein kinase Nek9 isoform X1, translating into MSLTEYERHFDSLNSDLAGGSVLSERTGSATFNGEEEKLHYIPIRILGRGSFGEATLYRRTEDNSLVVWKEVELNSLSERERRDVMNEISILSILEHNNIIAYFNHFMDKNTLLIELEYCNGGNLYDKIVQQKGNLFDQEVVIWYLYQVSSAVAYIHKAGVLHRDIKTLNIFLTKTDLIKLGDYGLAKKLCSEFSMAETCVGTPYYMSPELCQGAKYNFKSDIWAMGCVIYEVLTLTRTFDATNPLNLCVKIVQGNWTKDVNPAVYSPELIKLVYECLDPDPTKRPTADQILDQPVISSCRQELKERVALLNSVMKKPKFGTATETPVAVVTTRSREVYFWGGGKFTPQKLDTFKGGSSAQHVCAGECHFAVVTVEKELYTWANVQGGAKMVGQLGHGDQASYRQPKRVEKLQGKAIRQVTCGTDFTACVTDEDQMYMFGSDYYGCIGVEGVMGMEILEPVLLEFFEERPVRQVSCGDNHVVVLTHSGDIFSWGCGEYGRLGLECEDDFSSPMQVDLPKGAVISSVSCSSDGTFYLTDTGKVLACGNNEFNKLGLNQEFSGLKNHTGEGYQGIPYITTLTLAKQLSRFKIQTIAPGKSHTAAIDERGRLITFGCNKYGQLGVKDFKKHQGVQLLVGPFGGKIVTKVSCGDGFTIAATEDNQIFAWGNAGNGRLGMPADKGFGSEVCPAMPRPIFGSLHHVPDLSCRGWHTIIIMEKVLNSKTIRSNSSGLSVGSGMEQDSSMSSGYLEINPGSETECLDRGLGGTAEVDPEACNLETPMMSMANQTGDSSCPLWLRKELEDAEFIPMPEGSECPPDLLPSFSESTTQPYENLKELKAVAAAVSSQHDLSTTRTSDDNLSGLEVAELYKKEASITCCSAMAEVAQLRMMVTQQEVRIQMLEKQVSGQQMEHERLLAAFNQLMEARGDSNGNH
- the LOC133549682 gene encoding serine/threonine-protein kinase Nek9 isoform X2 gives rise to the protein MNEISILSILEHNNIIAYFNHFMDKNTLLIELEYCNGGNLYDKIVQQKGNLFDQEVVIWYLYQVSSAVAYIHKAGVLHRDIKTLNIFLTKTDLIKLGDYGLAKKLCSEFSMAETCVGTPYYMSPELCQGAKYNFKSDIWAMGCVIYEVLTLTRTFDATNPLNLCVKIVQGNWTKDVNPAVYSPELIKLVYECLDPDPTKRPTADQILDQPVISSCRQELKERVALLNSVMKKPKFGTATETPVAVVTTRSREVYFWGGGKFTPQKLDTFKGGSSAQHVCAGECHFAVVTVEKELYTWANVQGGAKMVGQLGHGDQASYRQPKRVEKLQGKAIRQVTCGTDFTACVTDEDQMYMFGSDYYGCIGVEGVMGMEILEPVLLEFFEERPVRQVSCGDNHVVVLTHSGDIFSWGCGEYGRLGLECEDDFSSPMQVDLPKGAVISSVSCSSDGTFYLTDTGKVLACGNNEFNKLGLNQEFSGLKNHTGEGYQGIPYITTLTLAKQLSRFKIQTIAPGKSHTAAIDERGRLITFGCNKYGQLGVKDFKKHQGVQLLVGPFGGKIVTKVSCGDGFTIAATEDNQIFAWGNAGNGRLGMPADKGFGSEVCPAMPRPIFGSLHHVPDLSCRGWHTIIIMEKVLNSKTIRSNSSGLSVGSGMEQDSSMSSGYLEINPGSETECLDRGLGGTAEVDPEACNLETPMMSMANQTGDSSCPLWLRKELEDAEFIPMPEGSECPPDLLPSFSESTTQPYENLKELKAVAAAVSSQHDLSTTRTSDDNLSGLEVAELYKKEASITCCSAMAEVAQLRMMVTQQEVRIQMLEKQVSGQQMEHERLLAAFNQLMEARGDSNGNH